TGGAAGTAACAAGGTAAGAATGTTTTTATACGAAATCAAACAAAGTCTTAACGGCATATATCCTATTCAAAGAAATGATAAATCGGTAGAGTAAATGGAAATAAGAGCGGAATTTGTTAATCCCTTTATTGAAGCGGCTTCTTTAGTCTTTAAAGATTCACTCAAAGTTGAATTGATTAGAGGAAAATTAAAGATTAAAGAGAGTCCAGCACCTTCACACGAAGTTGCCATTGTAATTGGAGTAGTAGGGTCATACAAAGGGGAAGTAGTATACAGTATGAACCTGGATGCCGCTTATAAGATTGCAAAGCAGCTTGTGCCTTCCCTCGATGATGAAAGCGTGAAAGATGAATACAAGGACATTATTGGTGAGATTGGGAACATGACTACTGGTAACGCTCTTAGGATTTTTGCCACCAGTGGTCAGTTCATTGATATTACTACACCTAATGTCATTGAAACGAATGATTCGTCTATTAAATTTATGAAAGCAACTACTTTGTCTCTAAATCTATATTCTAGATTTGGACAAATCGAAATCAATATAGCTATTCTTTAATTAACACAGAGCGTCAGGTAATGGTGGGGTATGTTGATTTCTCCAGTCATTTCGAACACCACTTGACGGCTGGATTTGCTGCATAGGAAATATGCGGTGTGAGAAATCTATTTAGCAATATAACAATAATGCGAGAAGGCCGCTAGAGCCTACGTTTCATCGAGGAAGGCAAGATAGACATGGCGAAGGCGCTGGTTCGCGATTAAGCGAAGGGTGGATGATAAAGCCGTTCGGGGTGACAGTAAAACAAAATTCCTAGTTCTCTAATAACTCTAATCTACTCTTAACAAAGTTTAGATACTGACTATTTTTAAAATGGGGTTTGTCTCTATTCTTTAAAAACAACTCATAGTATTTCTTCGCTCGA
This region of Leptospiraceae bacterium genomic DNA includes:
- a CDS encoding chemotaxis protein CheX, with product MEIRAEFVNPFIEAASLVFKDSLKVELIRGKLKIKESPAPSHEVAIVIGVVGSYKGEVVYSMNLDAAYKIAKQLVPSLDDESVKDEYKDIIGEIGNMTTGNALRIFATSGQFIDITTPNVIETNDSSIKFMKATTLSLNLYSRFGQIEINIAIL